TCGCCTACGCCCGGCTCACCTCCTCCACCAGCGGCCAGTCGCAGGGCACCGAGGCCGGGATGATCGGCCCGTAGCGTCCGGCCCGCGTCACGGCCGACCCTCTCCACGGCGTCCCGCCCGGCCCCGGGCGGGACGCCGTCGTCATCGCCCGCCCGGCTCGTCGACCGCGAGCGCGCCGTCCAGCTCCCGTGCGGCGCGCTCGGCGTCGGCGAACGACGTGTGGAGCGCGTGAAGCCGAAAGCGCGGCAGGTCCGCGGCCGAGCCGGGGCTCGGGCCGGTCCCGCCCGGCGGGCTGACGGCGGACGAGGGCACCGGAGACGCCCCCTACGACAACGCGCTCTTCCCCCCGGAGGACGCCGAGCGGCTGCGGGGCGGGGGCGGGAGTCGACGACCAGGCCGCGAGCGAGGAGGCGGGCGCGTCCGCGGCGTCCAGCGCCCCGGCCCGGTCGCGCGGCTCGTGCACCGGTCGTGCCATCGTCGTCTCCTCCCGGATCGGCTCCGCCCGTCAGGGGAGGGCCGGGCACGCGAAAGGCGCCCCGCACCGGCGGGGCGCCTTCCGTCGTCCGGTGGTCCGGCGGCTCGGCTCTAGGACAGCGTGTCGGCGGCGGTGGGCGAGCTGTCGCGCAGGAACTGGGCGCAGCGCTCGTACTCCGCCTGCTCGCCGATGGCCTGAGCGGCCCGGGCCAGGGCGTGCAGGGCGCGCAGGAAGCCGCGGTTGGGCTCGTGCTCGAACGGGATCGGGCCCTGCCCGCGCCAGCCGCTGCGGCGCAGCGCGTCCAGACCGCGGTGGTAGCCCGTGCGGGCGAAGGCGTAGGACTCGACGGTCCGGCCCTCCGCGAAGGCGTCGTCCGCGAGCTGCGCCCAGGCCAGGCTTGACCCCGGGTACTTCGCCGCGACCTCGCCGGGGGCGGTGCCGGCCGCGAGCAGCTCGCGGGGCTCCGGGTCGTCGGGCAGGTGGGTCGGGGGCGGACCCCCGAGGAGGTTCTCGTGAATGGCCATGGTGTCCAGTCTGCCGTCTCTCCCCCGCGCTGCGGCCCGGTCCTCCCGGGCGGGTGGGTTACTTCAGCTTGGTGCCGGTGGAGCGCAGGTCGGCGCACGCCCTGGTGACGCGCTCCGCCATGCCGGTCTCGGCGAGCTTGCCCCAGCTCCGGGGGTCGTAGGTCTTCTTGCTGCCGACCTCGCCGTCCACCTTCAGCACGCCGTCGTAGTTGCGGAACATGTGGTCCGCGATGGGCCGGGTGAAGGCGTACTGGGTGTCGGTGTCCAGGTTCATCTTCACCACGCCGTTGCCGAGCGCGGTGGCGATCTCCTCCCGGCTGGAGCCGGAGCCGCCGTGGAAAACGAAGTCGAACGGGGCCGACCGGCCGTACTTGGCGGCGACGCCCTCCTGCAGGTCCTTCAGCAGCTCGGGGCGGAGGACGACGTTGCCCGGCTTGTAGACGCCATGCACGTTGCCGAAGGAGGCGGCCAGCAGGTACCGGCCCTTCTCGCCCAGACCCAGCGCCTCGGCGGTGCGCAGGGCGTCGTCGACGGTGGTGTACAGCTCGTCGTTGATCTCGTGGCTGACGCCGTCCTCCTCGCCGCCGGTCGGGGTGATCTCGACCTCCAGGATGATCTTGGCGGCGGCGGCCTGGGCGAGCAGCTCCTCCGCGATCTCCAGGTTGTGCTTCAGCGTCTCGGCGGAGCCGTCCCACATGTGCGACTGGAAGAGCGGGTTCTCACCCCGGGCGACGCGCTCCTGGGAGAGGGCGATCAGCGGGCGGACATAGCCGTCCAGCTTGTCCTTGGGACAGTGGTCGGTGTGCAGCGCGATGTTGACCGGGTACTTCTGGGCCACCACATGGGCGAACTCGGCCAGCGCCGTCGCGCCGGAGACCATGTCCTTGCTGTACTGGCCGCCGAGGAACTCGGCGCCGCCGGTGGAAATCTGCACGATACCGTCGCTCTCCGCCTCGGCGAAGCCGCGCAGTGCGGCGTGCAGGGTCTGCGTCGAGGTGACGTTGATGGCCGGGTAGGCGAACTTGCCTGCCTTGGCCCGGTCGAGCATCTCGGTGTAGACCTCGG
Above is a window of Streptomyces sp. NBC_01803 DNA encoding:
- a CDS encoding DUF3151 domain-containing protein, which translates into the protein MAIHENLLGGPPPTHLPDDPEPRELLAAGTAPGEVAAKYPGSSLAWAQLADDAFAEGRTVESYAFARTGYHRGLDALRRSGWRGQGPIPFEHEPNRGFLRALHALARAAQAIGEQAEYERCAQFLRDSSPTAADTLS
- the fbaA gene encoding class II fructose-bisphosphate aldolase; this translates as MPIATPEVYTEMLDRAKAGKFAYPAINVTSTQTLHAALRGFAEAESDGIVQISTGGAEFLGGQYSKDMVSGATALAEFAHVVAQKYPVNIALHTDHCPKDKLDGYVRPLIALSQERVARGENPLFQSHMWDGSAETLKHNLEIAEELLAQAAAAKIILEVEITPTGGEEDGVSHEINDELYTTVDDALRTAEALGLGEKGRYLLAASFGNVHGVYKPGNVVLRPELLKDLQEGVAAKYGRSAPFDFVFHGGSGSSREEIATALGNGVVKMNLDTDTQYAFTRPIADHMFRNYDGVLKVDGEVGSKKTYDPRSWGKLAETGMAERVTRACADLRSTGTKLK